A section of the Clostridium omnivorum genome encodes:
- a CDS encoding substrate-binding domain-containing protein — translation MIKKKILFIFSIILIIVTAFNGCSKSNDITSNDNKRNITIIVKMKEGNYWNTVRQGADAAAKEFNANVSFIAADNETDIDDQIKLVNGAIENNVDAIILAASDYEGLGKITDTAHTKKIPVIAIDTEVDSKYIKSFIGTDNVKAGEKAGEALVNVAGVNSNVAIMSFVEGAKNAKQREEGLNKVLSRYPDMKIVAKKYCNSDADTAEKLAKELIQTHENLNAIVALNEAASLGVSKAIDSMKLGGKIKVVAFDNAPDEINLLESGVIQKTIVQNPFSIGYFGVKYAVDSIDGKKIPKEVDTGSKVIDKDNLYLQENQKLIFPFTK, via the coding sequence ATGATAAAGAAAAAAATATTGTTTATATTTAGTATAATTTTAATTATTGTAACAGCATTTAATGGGTGTTCAAAAAGCAATGATATAACAAGTAATGATAATAAAAGAAATATTACCATCATTGTGAAAATGAAGGAAGGAAACTATTGGAATACTGTTAGACAGGGAGCAGATGCTGCTGCAAAGGAGTTTAATGCCAATGTAAGCTTTATTGCAGCGGATAATGAAACTGATATTGATGATCAGATAAAGCTTGTAAATGGTGCCATAGAAAATAATGTTGATGCAATAATATTGGCAGCTAGTGATTATGAAGGATTAGGGAAAATTACAGATACTGCACATACTAAGAAAATCCCCGTCATTGCCATAGATACAGAAGTTGACTCTAAATATATTAAGAGTTTTATAGGCACTGATAATGTAAAAGCTGGAGAAAAAGCTGGGGAAGCGCTTGTAAATGTTGCAGGTGTAAATAGTAATGTGGCTATCATGAGTTTTGTGGAAGGTGCTAAAAATGCAAAGCAAAGGGAAGAAGGTTTAAATAAGGTACTTTCAAGATATCCAGACATGAAGATAGTTGCTAAGAAGTACTGTAATTCAGATGCTGACACTGCAGAAAAACTTGCAAAGGAGCTTATACAGACTCATGAAAATCTAAATGCTATTGTGGCCTTAAATGAAGCTGCATCCTTAGGCGTTTCAAAAGCCATTGATAGTATGAAACTTGGAGGAAAGATAAAGGTAGTGGCCTTTGACAATGCTCCTGATGAAATAAATCTTCTTGAAAGCGGTGTAATACAAAAGACAATAGTACAAAATCCCTTTAGCATAGGGTATTTTGGTGTTAAGTATGCCGTAGATTCTATAGATGGCAAGAAGATTCCAAAGGAAGTAGATACAGGATCCAAGGTTATTGATAAGGATAACCTGTATTTACAGGAGAATCAAAAATTAATATTTCCATTTACAAAATAA
- a CDS encoding galactose ABC transporter substrate-binding protein produces MKRIAALVAAAIMTTGVLAGCASKNNAGGNASSGGKEIKVGTALYKFDDTFISTVNKAIKQTADDKAKATGEKINVNSVDGQGQQATQNDQVDTFITQKYNVMAVNMVDRTAASVIIDKAKQANIPVVFFNREPVKEDMAKWDKIYYVGAKAEESGTMQGKIIADYWKAHPEMDKNKDGKLQYVMLEGEPGHQDAISRTKYSIKAVEDAGIKVEKLASDTANWQRAQGQEKTAAWLSAYGDKIEAVFANNDDMALGAIEALKAAGYFKDNKFMPVVGVDATAPALDALKAGQLLGTVLNDSTGQGKGVLDISYALAKGEDPSKSVQGITDGKYLWVPYQPVTKENVDKFSK; encoded by the coding sequence ATGAAAAGAATAGCTGCTTTAGTGGCTGCTGCAATCATGACTACAGGAGTACTAGCAGGTTGCGCTAGCAAAAACAATGCTGGGGGAAACGCTTCTTCAGGAGGAAAGGAAATAAAAGTTGGTACAGCACTTTATAAATTTGATGATACTTTTATATCCACTGTTAATAAAGCAATAAAGCAAACTGCTGATGATAAAGCAAAAGCTACTGGAGAAAAAATTAACGTTAACTCCGTTGATGGACAAGGTCAACAAGCAACTCAAAACGACCAAGTAGATACATTTATTACTCAAAAATATAATGTAATGGCAGTTAATATGGTTGATAGAACTGCTGCATCAGTTATTATAGACAAAGCAAAACAAGCTAATATACCAGTAGTATTCTTTAACAGAGAGCCAGTTAAGGAAGATATGGCTAAATGGGATAAGATATACTATGTAGGAGCTAAGGCTGAAGAATCAGGAACAATGCAAGGAAAAATCATTGCTGATTACTGGAAGGCACATCCTGAAATGGACAAAAACAAAGATGGAAAACTTCAATATGTAATGCTTGAAGGAGAACCAGGACACCAAGATGCTATATCAAGAACAAAGTATTCCATCAAAGCTGTAGAAGATGCTGGAATAAAGGTTGAAAAATTAGCTAGTGATACAGCTAACTGGCAAAGAGCTCAAGGTCAAGAGAAGACTGCTGCATGGTTATCTGCTTATGGCGATAAAATAGAAGCTGTATTCGCTAACAACGATGACATGGCTCTAGGTGCAATAGAAGCTCTTAAGGCTGCTGGATACTTCAAAGATAACAAATTCATGCCTGTAGTAGGTGTTGATGCTACTGCTCCAGCACTAGATGCATTAAAAGCTGGTCAATTATTAGGAACAGTATTAAATGACTCAACAGGACAAGGTAAGGGAGTTCTAGATATATCCTATGCACTTGCTAAGGGAGAAGATCCATCTAAGTCAGTACAAGGAATTACTGATGGTAAGTACCTATGGGTTCCATACCAACCAGTAACTAAGGAAAATGTTGATAAGTTTTCAAAATAA